In a genomic window of Caloenas nicobarica isolate bCalNic1 chromosome 1, bCalNic1.hap1, whole genome shotgun sequence:
- the ABHD10 gene encoding palmitoyl-protein thioesterase ABHD10, mitochondrial isoform X2: MAGACGGWARGGGRRGASAVAVLLSPLRAALGLPVCRPKSSVSFLTRPDRPNLAYHRLKGRNPGIIFLPGFNSNMNGQKAMALEDFCNSLGHAFIRFDYTGCGSSEGKFEECTIGKWRKDVLSVLDELADGPQILVGSSMGGWLMLHAAIARPDKVAALVGVAAAADHLVTTFKKLPIEAQKEIEEKGEWKFPTKYNEEGYYSLRYDFIKEAENHCVLNSPIPITCPIRLIHGMKDDDVPWQISMQVADRVLSKDVDVILRKTGQHRMSEKEDTKLLVNTVDDLIDKLATLA; this comes from the exons ATGGCGGGTGCGTGTGGCGGctgggcgcggggcggcgggcgccgTGGCGCCTCGGCCGTGGCGGTGTTGCTGTCGCCGCTGCGGGCGGCCCTGGGGCTCCCGG TTTGCAGGCCAAAATCATCAGTCAGCTTTCTTACTCGACCAGATCGACCAAATCTTGCATATCATAGACTAAAGGGCAGGAATCCAgggattattttccttccaggCTTTAATTCAAATATGAATGGTCAGAAAGCAATGGCCCTTGAAGATTTCTGCAACTCTCTAGGTCATGCCTTCATCAG ATTTGATTACACAGGATGTGGAAGTTCAGAAGGTAAATTTGAGGAGTGCACAATTGGGAAGTGGAGAAAAGATGTTCTCTCTGTACTGGATGAACTTGCTGATGGACCACAg attCTGGTGGGCTCCAGCATGGGTGGATGGCTGATGCTTCATGCTGCAATAGCACGCCCAGATAAAGTAGCTGCTCTAGTTGGAGTAGCTGCAGCAGCAGACCATCTTGTAACAACTTTTAAGAAGCTTCCCATTGAG gcacaaaaagaaatagaagaaaaaggtGAATGGAAGTTTCCAACAAAGTATAATGAGGAAGGATATTACTCCTTGAGATATGACTTTatcaaagaagcagaaaatcaCTGTGTGCTAAATAGTCCTATTCCTATAACGTGTCCGATACGACTCATTCATGGCATGAAGGATGATGATGTCCCTTGGCAGATCTCTATGCAAGTTGCTGATCGTGTTTTGAGCAAAGATGTGGATGTGATCCTTCGCAAAACTGGCCAACATCGGATGAGTGAGAAGGAGGACACAAAACTCCTTGTGAATACCGTTGATGATTTAATTGACAAGCTGGCAACACTGGCATAA
- the ABHD10 gene encoding palmitoyl-protein thioesterase ABHD10, mitochondrial isoform X1 translates to MAGACGGWARGGGRRGASAVAVLLSPLRAALGLPGKEKGLGAPALAPRRCSSAAGLGARGDNGVSVSQSVRGERIRVRGGRLRRVCLRRVCLYRVSRPRGVCRPKSSVSFLTRPDRPNLAYHRLKGRNPGIIFLPGFNSNMNGQKAMALEDFCNSLGHAFIRFDYTGCGSSEGKFEECTIGKWRKDVLSVLDELADGPQILVGSSMGGWLMLHAAIARPDKVAALVGVAAAADHLVTTFKKLPIEAQKEIEEKGEWKFPTKYNEEGYYSLRYDFIKEAENHCVLNSPIPITCPIRLIHGMKDDDVPWQISMQVADRVLSKDVDVILRKTGQHRMSEKEDTKLLVNTVDDLIDKLATLA, encoded by the exons ATGGCGGGTGCGTGTGGCGGctgggcgcggggcggcgggcgccgTGGCGCCTCGGCCGTGGCGGTGTTGCTGTCGCCGCTGCGGGCGGCCCTGGGGCTCCCGGGTAAGGAGAAAGGCCTGGGAGCACCTGCGCTGGCACCGCGGCGCTGCTCGTCCGCCGCCGGCCTGGGAGCCCGGGGGGACAATGGCGTgtcagtcagtcagtcagtGAGAGGGGAGAGGATCCGCGTCCGTGGCGGGCGTCTGCGCCGTGTGTGTCTGCGCCGCGTGTGTCTGTACCGTGTGTCCCGGCCGCGGGGAG TTTGCAGGCCAAAATCATCAGTCAGCTTTCTTACTCGACCAGATCGACCAAATCTTGCATATCATAGACTAAAGGGCAGGAATCCAgggattattttccttccaggCTTTAATTCAAATATGAATGGTCAGAAAGCAATGGCCCTTGAAGATTTCTGCAACTCTCTAGGTCATGCCTTCATCAG ATTTGATTACACAGGATGTGGAAGTTCAGAAGGTAAATTTGAGGAGTGCACAATTGGGAAGTGGAGAAAAGATGTTCTCTCTGTACTGGATGAACTTGCTGATGGACCACAg attCTGGTGGGCTCCAGCATGGGTGGATGGCTGATGCTTCATGCTGCAATAGCACGCCCAGATAAAGTAGCTGCTCTAGTTGGAGTAGCTGCAGCAGCAGACCATCTTGTAACAACTTTTAAGAAGCTTCCCATTGAG gcacaaaaagaaatagaagaaaaaggtGAATGGAAGTTTCCAACAAAGTATAATGAGGAAGGATATTACTCCTTGAGATATGACTTTatcaaagaagcagaaaatcaCTGTGTGCTAAATAGTCCTATTCCTATAACGTGTCCGATACGACTCATTCATGGCATGAAGGATGATGATGTCCCTTGGCAGATCTCTATGCAAGTTGCTGATCGTGTTTTGAGCAAAGATGTGGATGTGATCCTTCGCAAAACTGGCCAACATCGGATGAGTGAGAAGGAGGACACAAAACTCCTTGTGAATACCGTTGATGATTTAATTGACAAGCTGGCAACACTGGCATAA
- the TAGLN3 gene encoding transgelin-3 — translation MANRGPSYGLSREVQEKIEQKYDPELESRLVNWIIVQCGEQIEHPPPGRQHFQTWLMDGTLLCKLINSLHPKGNEPIAKISESKMAFKQMEQISQFLKAAEIYGVRTTDIFQTVDLWEGKDMAAVQRTLMALGSLAVTKDDGCYKGDPSWFHRKAQQNRRGFSEEQLRQGQNVIGLQMGSNKGASQSGMTGYGMPRQII, via the exons ATGGCTAACAGAGGACCAAGCTATGGCTTAAGCCGAGAAGTTCAGGAAAAGATTGAACAGAAATACGACCCGGAATTAGAGTCTAGGCTGGTGAACTGGATTATTGTACAGTGTGGAGAACAGATAGAGCACCCTCCTCCTGGAAGGCAACATTTTCAGACCTGGTTGATGGATGGAACG CTGTTATGCAAGTTAATAAACAGTTTACATCCAAAGGGAAATGAGCCCATTGCAAAGATCTCTGAATCAAAAATGGCTTTCAAGCAGATGGAACAAATTTCTCAGTTCTTAAAAGCTGCTGAAATCTACGGAGTAAGAACAACAGATATTTTCCAGACAGTGGATTTATGGgaag GGAAGGACATGGCAGCAGTGCAGAGAACCTTAATGGCTCTAGGCAGTTTGGCAGTCACCAAGGATGACGGCTGCTACAAGGGGGATCCATCCTGGTTTCACAG GAAAGCACAGCAGAATCGACGAGGATTTTCAGAAGAGCAGCTCCGTCAGGGACAGAACGTAATAGGCCTTCAGATGGGCAGCAACAAAGGAGCATCACAGTCGGGTATGACAGGCTATGGGATGCCAAGACAGATTATCTAA